The following are encoded together in the Vigna unguiculata cultivar IT97K-499-35 chromosome 2, ASM411807v1, whole genome shotgun sequence genome:
- the LOC114169504 gene encoding protein SHI RELATED SEQUENCE 1: MAGLFSLGGRGNNNNEEEIPPPPDTLYWYNNKNDDVSSYHRGGGFELWNQQQQQHFMGQGPPQPRPLFHQDLYSALGVGPSRPISDDQSSSRSSFMVGGSGSGSGGISCQDCGNQAKKDCPHMRCRTCCKSRGFDCQTHVKSTWVPASRRRERQQQLSSLQQQNMETSGELPRRQRERDHNNPTSSSPLACTRLPSNPSSSAGLEEVNFPAVVRSSAEFRCVRVSSMDEAEEEYAYSTAVNIGGHVFKGILYDYGPEGNSNYMGAAGESSSTGVGGLNLTTGAVVSEPLLDPSSSLYPAPLNTFMPGSGTQFFPHPRS, from the exons ATGGCGGGTTTATTCTCACTAGGAGGTAGAGGGAACAACAACAACGAAGAGGAGATTCCTCCCCCTCCTGATACCCTATACTGGTATAACAACAAGAATGACGATGTTTCTTCTTATCACCGAGGAGGTGGGTTCGAGCTATGGAaccaacagcaacaacaacactTTATGGGTCAGGGTCCTCCACAACCACGACCTCTCTTTCACCAAGATCTATACTCCGCCTTGGGTGTCGGACCCAGCAGACCCATATCGGACGATCAGTCATCGTCGAGATCCAGCTTCATGGTGGGAGGAAGCGGGAGTGGAAGCGGTGGGATTAGCTGTCAGGACTGTGGGAACCAAGCTAAGAAGGATTGCCCTCACATGCGGTGCAGGACATGCTGCAAGAGCCGGGGTTTCGATTGTCAAACCCATGTCAAGAGCACATGGGTCCCCGCTTCACGCCGCCGTGAGCGACAGCAACAACTCTCTTCGTTGCAACAACAAAACATGGAAACTTCTGGAGAGCTTCCCAGGAGGCAGAGAGAAAGAGATCATAATAACCCCACCTCCTCTTCTCCGCTTGCTTGCACTCGCTTGCCTTCCAATCCCTCCTCTTCAGCAG GGTTAGAGGAGGTCAATTTCCCGGCGGTGGTGAGATCTTCTGCGGAGTTCAGGTGCGTACGTGTGAGCTCGATGGATGAGGCGGAGGAGGAGTATGCATACTCAACGGCTGTCAACATAGGAGGACATGTGTTCAAAGGGATTTTATACGACTATGGTCCAGAAGGTAACAGTAACTACATGGGTGCTGCTGGGGAAAGCTCCTCCACTGGTGTTGGAGGTTTGAACCTCACTACTGGTGCCGTTGTCTCAGAGCCACTCCTTGatccttcttcttccttgtATCCAGCTCCTCTTAACACCTTCATGCCTGGTAGTGGTACGCAATTCTTCCCTCACCCACGATCTTGA